The window AGGAGCTCCAAGACATACTAAAAGATCCGATAAtattttttcaccatttttgGGTAACCTTTTCAATCATGTGAAATTATGCGTATTTTGTATAATCGTTTGTTAAACGTAATTACACATTTTTAGAATAACTGTTCCTACAGTACATATAGACTATCATTTGTGATTGTGCCACTAACACATGCATGCACTAGAACCGCGGCATCACTATAATTTGTATAGCCCAGCAGTGTATCTGCAATAAATCAAGGCAGTTTTTTCCTCGATGTGATACATGTAATATTATATCAGTGCTGCATTTAAGGAAATGCTGCGTATCTCAAACAGGTGTCTGAACTTCCTCAGTGTTCCTAAACAGGCTGGCGATAGACCTTTGCCACAAAACTCACTACATACCAGCAGAAAAACTACTCCTGTCCTCACCAGAGAATTGCTTCTGAAAACCTGTCTTATGGAGGGCTGTTTTGGAAACTcaaattaaaacttaaataaaTAGATGTGTGCATGGTGTCATATTATAAAGGCTTTATGCcttacttatttttcttaaaaacctgaaagtcACAAtcaattgtatttcttttagtaGGTTTTTCTCAGCATATGGTAAGTTCAGTTAGGCAGACACACATCTCCTAATCGTGCAGTTTTTGCAATTAGCATTTTTAAGAGAACCCTATTTTTTGTTTGATCTTATATCTATATAAATGATTCTATAGagcttctcctcttctttccttcccatggcttttCCAGCAGACAAACACATTTTCACATGTGTATTTTTCCTAAACCGATCCACCCTAaggttctttcttttgctttgtatcATTAAAAacactggggggaaaaaaaaaaccccgcCTAGATATTCATCCAATGTAACTGCCTGAAATTTCACATGCGAGAGCACGCTGGTACTGGTGCATTATGAATGGTAGCTTTGGTGTTGAAAAGTCTCCTCATTTGCTCATGGCATTTACAATTAGTAAATTAAAATGATTGTATCATATTAACAGTGGCACAACTAAAGTTTATAGTAGTCCTCGGAGGGCGATGGGGGGAGACAAAACagctgttgctgtttgtttaTGCAACTCAGCAACATATGAGCGCGGGTCCCTCAATGGCGCGCAGCGGGCTGGGCTCTGCTTGATCTTTGAAGGTTGCTGCTGTTTGAACAAACCTCCCTGTGTCCCATGTAACACCATCTGTCTCGCCAGGAATGTGGGAAGAGGCAGCACACCCTCGCAGTTGTCATACCATTTCGGcgctgcctttttctttttttttttctttccccttcttttttccctctttctcccctctccctcctcctgaaATAGGCTTTTGTGTTGTGGCCACCTGCAAAAGTCTGACCTCCTACCTTGAGTGTACAGAGTGTTTGGCTGCATTATGATGAAtattatcactttttttttttaaattttttttgtgtCCAAATTCAAAgtcttttttgtgcttttcttgcttGTTGCAAAAAGGTCAGCTGCCTTTGATTGTATGTGTATGCCACTTTTAACTTTCCCTTGCCCCTCAGAAGAGCACCGACAGGAAAACATGTCACAAAAGGTAGCTCAAGTCTTCCCTGCTGctctatgattttaaaaaacattttccagcatAAGCTCATGCCGAAAACGCAGCCTCCTCTGCTTGATAATGAACTGAATCTTACATGAAATGCCACTAACGACAgtgtttctgtctttcctccacaAGCAGTAAACAGAATTTTTAAGCAAGCAGAGTCACACATGTTCAGAATCCGATAGGAATATTAAGAGCCACAAATCTTATAAAACAGTTTATCTCATAGTAAGATACCTTAAAGCAACACATTTCTGATGAGCGACTTAGGAAATAATTCTAAAGCAAATATCGAATGCTTATGTGAAAGTACTTTCTCATTTGTTTCGGTTTACTGCcaacattttgatttttattgcaGCACTGATGAGACAAATAAATGTACATGCAGACCTTTTGGTCCGCTTGATAAATTTAGAgtcacattaattttttttttttttttaagctagaaATTCATGGTTTCTCTTGCATAAAATTTATgttgatgtcttttttttttttttctcccagcacCAAATGCTGACCCAAGGAGCAGGCAATCGCAAGTTCAAATGCACTGAGTGTGGCAAGGCCTTCAAATATAAACACCATCTGAAGGAACACCTGCGAATTCACAGTGGTGAGTAGCGGAGGTGCTGGTGTGCtcatttgcattttgtttaatTAGCTGAGTTTTAAAGACTGCTTAAAATTTacacagttctgcttctggctTCTTGGAGCTACTAAGGTCTTTCATAAGTGATATCTGAGTCATCCTCATTTATCATGCTGTTAATACCACAGTCTCACTGAAAGATTTGGAAATAGTAAAGCTTCCTGCGTATAATATAGATTGTTTGTTTGGCAGTTTGAGTTCAGAAGCGTTCACTCATTTCTGTGCAGTCGGACCTGAAGAGCCCATTATATTTTCCATAACAAGAAGTCTCCCCAAGTGAAATACAGCTCATATTCTCAGATAACGAATAAGCGCAAAGTGTCTCATTGTGAATGACTTGTGCATGTGGCTCTCCTTGACGCAGCATTCACAGCACAAAATGCCACCGGGCTCTGCCCAGGCACAAACTTCCACCAGTACTGATGTGGAGGTCCTAACATTAGGATTAATTTTCTCATACCATGCTTATTTCCagtgaaaatttaatttttttaaaacaaggaaaaaaaaaaaagaaaaagaaacatatcAAATTTGAACAGTCTGGATTTGATTTGACCCCCCTTGCCACAGGGTACTTACCTCTTACAAGGTAATGTGAAATGGTCAGTCTGGTGCCAATCTCACACCTTGGTGGCTGTTGCCAGCTGGAGACTGTGGATCCAAACTGGCCTCAGATCCCCTAGAAAGAGTGCAGTGGTGTAAAGCAGCGGTGGTGTACAGCCATATTCATAGAAATAGTATTTTCCTCACTCAGTGAATACGCAGACTACCAGTTGGGTATCAAATGTGATCATTTGCAATTATAGCAGCAATAATGATAATTAACATTTCGTTTTAATTATCATTTTAGGTGAAAAACCATATGAGTGTCCAAACTGCAAGAAACGTTTCTCCCATTCTGGCTCCTACAGTTCGCACATCAGCAGCAAGAAGTGTATTGGTTTAATCTCTGTAAATGGCAGAATGAGAAACAATATCAAGACGGGTTCTTCTCCTAATTCTGTATCTTCCTCTCCTACTAATTCAGCCATTACGCAGCTGAGAAACAAGCTGGAGAATGGCAAACCACTTAGTATGTCTGAACAAACAGGcctactgaaaattaaaacagaaccACTAGATTTCAATGAATATAAGGTTCTTATGGCCTCACATGGGTTTAGTGCAACTAGTCCTTTTATGAATGGTGGACTCGGAGCAACCAGCCCCTTAGGAGTTCATGCTTCTGCTCAAAGTCCAATGCAGCACTTAGGTGTAGGGATGGAAGCACCATTGCTTGGGTTTCCTGCGGTAGGCAGTAATTTAAGTGAGGTGCAGAAGGTCCTACAGATTGTGGACAACACGGTTTCCAGGCAGAAAATGGACTGCAAGGCTGAAGAGATCTCCAAGTTGAAGGTTTACCATATGAAGGATTCATGCTCTCAAGCCGAGGAACAAGGAGTTACCTCCCCCAATATTCCCCCTGTGGGTCTTCCAGTAGTAAGTCATAATGGTGCCACTAAAAGTATTATTGACTATACATTAGAGAAAGTCAATGAAGCCAAAGCTTGCCTCCAAAGTTTAACAACAGACTCAAGGAGGCAGCtcaataacattaaaaaagagaagctgCGAACGCTAATAGACCTGGTAACTGAAGACAAGATGATAGAGAACCATAATGTATCCACTCCATTTTCATGCCAGTTCTGTAAAGAAAGTTTTCCTGGTCCCATTCCGTTGCATCAGCATGAGCGTTACCTGTGtaaaatgaatgaagaaatCAAGGCGGTCCTTCAGCCTCATGAGAACATGGTTCCCAACAAACCTGGAGTGTTTGATAAGCAAACCCTCTTGCTGTCATCAGTACTTTCTGAGAAAGGAATGACTAGCCCCATCAACCCATACAAGGACCACATGTCTGTACTTAAAGCATATTATGCTATGAATATGGAACCCAACTCTGATGAACTACTGAAAATTTCCATTGCTGTTGGCCTTCCTCAGGAATTTGTGAAGGAATGGTTTGAACAAAGAAAAGTCTACCAGTATTCAAGTTCCAGGTCACCATCACTGGAAAGGGCCAGTGCCAAGGTGGCGCTGGCTGCCACCAACAACACTCCCACTAAAGACTCTTTGTCAGCCAGATCTCCAATAAAGCCTGTGGACTCTATAACTTCACCATCTATAGCTGAACTCCATAACAGTGTTACTAATTGTGATACTCCTCTCAGGCTAACAAAACCTCCTCATTTTACCAATATTAAACCAGTTGATAAATTGGACCATTCTAGGAGCAATACTCCTTCCCCTTTAAATCTTTCTTCCACATCTTCTAAAAACTCCCACAGTAGTTCTTACACTCCAAACAGTTTCTCTTCTGAGGAGCTTCAGGCTGAGCCTTTGGACTTGTCTTTACCAAAACAAATGAAGGAACCCAAAAGTATTATAgccacaaagaacaaaacaaaatctaatAGTGTAACTTTAGAACACAACAGTGTTTCTTCATCATCTGAAAACTCAGATGAGCCACTGAACTTGACTTTTATCAAGAAGGAGTTTTCTAATTCAAATAATCTGGATAAAAGCACTAACCCAGTATTTGGTATGAACCCATTTAGTGCCAAACCTTTATACACAACACTTCCCCCACAGAGCGCATTTCCCCCAGCCACTTTTATGCcaccagtccagaccagtatTCCTGGGCTGCGACCATACCCAGGACTAGATCAGATGAGCTTCCTACCACATATGGCCTACACTTACCCAACTGGAGCAGCTACTTTTGCTGATAtgcagcaaagaagaaagtacCAGCGGAAACAAGGATTTCAGGTAAATTTTTGCAaccattttcctttgaaaggcTAGGAATTAGTATTTTGTGATATGTCctcttacagaagaaaaaaactgaagCTATATTCAACATTTGCAACAAAATTAGTAGAGTTTCTTTTAGTCTGAACTTGCAAAAATGCagtgcaaaaggaaaatgaactgCAATTACCTTAAGTGTACCCCTACTTAGACTCAGAAACAATATTAATACCTTTGAATAGGCATAACACAtggttttattctcttaagCACTTAGTCATTTGTTATCCGAattttttctaaataataataacatgCATGAAAAGTCCCatcctgcaggaaaaaaaacagagtgaAACTTTGCAGGGAAATTGATCTCTACAGGGCAGTGTGGGGTAAAGGAGCGGTGGGAGACCTCTTGGTAATCACCTCCATGCTTGGATGCAAAGCTGTATCCCTGTAAGTGGAGGTCCATATGAACTTGTAGCAGCTGTATCCCATTGAAAGCCCTCAAAGCTTCCTTCTCCATGTTTCTGGGGGGTTGTTCATCCACCGTGCATGGGAAAGGCGTCCTGTCTTCTCATGAATGTCTAGGCAATAAGAAACACTGACATGCTGTTTCCCCATAGCCCCTTCCTTCAGCCTACCTACTGCCCTTCCCAGACTACCAGTCCTCTAATCCTGCCAGTCACTTGGAACAGCTTTGAAAAAACCTGGAgattaaacaaaattatttgagGAGGTAGCAGCTAGGGACCATAATCGCAAAGAAAGTCTTTCCCTGGACATGTAATATGTGTTGGCACTTCTTCATGCCTGGGTACAACATTTAATCCTTTTCTCAGAGTCAATACGTGAGGAGCAAAGGATTTTGCCACTTGCATTCCTACAGCAAAGAGCTGCTTTACGAAAGTCACATACTTTTATATCTTTCTTCTGGGTTTGTTCAGATATAACGTACAGAGTTTagttaaattaaattaactgATTATagattattattctttttatttttttttacatttgtgCATGTTCCCTTATGTCCTATTATGGTCTATTAGCAATTTTACTGACTGGTAAATGTTTTATAGTTTCAGATGTGAAAATCAGGTATGGTTTTACATTACAGGCTGCAATCCCTCTTTGCACAATAGGAGCATAAATAGCACTGCACCTCCATAACAGCTGTTCCACTATTCCAATTTACAGTACATCTGCCCTCtttgtaaatgtatttaagCCTATTTAATCTTCTCTAATATTAATTAGTGCAAACCTAGTCTAAGAAAACTGAACAGTGTGATAGCAAATGGAAATGTATGTTATCATGCAAGTTTTCACTCTCTTTGGatcaagacaaaataaatatcaaGAAATTTAATAATTTACTGATCCACATTCATTATTGCTTAATGCTGAAGGCTGTTTTAACATAGATAGAACATTGATAAAAAGTGTTATTAATATTCCCTATTTcaaattacaaaattaaatataaaaatatagctTGAGGCCTTTAGTCGGGAGACATACATTTAAATGGATTGCATAATAATAACATTTGTACCTAAATATAAAATTCAATTAAAACCTTTCTACAGATACAGAATACAACCaagtttctgtgttttgcaaGGAATGATCTCTTAGGTGTTGCTTACACTTACACCTGTAAAATATTACAATACCTTTTGCTGTCCATAGAGAACCTcccctttgctttttctgatcCTTGAAAATATCTAGTGCTGAGATTATAAATACGGTCCAATTGCGTAAATCATACTACTGCAGAGTGTTCAAAGACAGAAAGTTGTTCTAAGACATAGAAGGCTTctcattttttccacagttttcaTCAGATGTAGTTTCATTTCCAACGGATTCCTAAGCTGAGAGGACTACCATCCTAAGCAGACATAATTTTGACTTCTCTCGGATGGTTAGTTCCTTCATGGGAAGGCGCGGTGGTAGAAATGGGTGTCACTGACGGGTGGTTCCCTCACAGGGAGAATTGCTTGATGGAACCCCAGACTACATGTCCGGCCTTGATGACATGACGGACTCCGACTCCTGTCTGTCCCGAAAGAAGataaagaagacagaaagcGGCATGTATGCATGTGACTTATGTGACAAGACATTCCAGAAGAGCAGTTCCCTGCTGCGACACAAATACGAGCACACAGGTAGGATAGCCGTGCGTGACAATGGGAGGGTTGAGGTCCATGCTGTGCTCTTCACAGTCTTTTGCAAGTACACTTGTGCAGTGAATGGTTTGGAAAGTGGACAGGCTTTCAATAGGGCAGAAAGAATATCTTTTCTCAGTTCAACAcgtttaattctttttaatagtAATTGCTTGGTGAAGAGCTGTTGGATGTGATCGGGTGAATCCTGGCAGGTGCTATGCGATGTATCATGCTGTGCATGATAGCAATGGTGGCATTCAGCATCTTGCAGGATAAACCCTCTTCAAATAAGGCAAGCCTTAGCACTCGGAAAGAACTGCAACTTGGTCAACACAAAGTCTGGAACAGGAAGGAAAGGTCACAGTATATTTCTTGTTTCCTAGACATTATCTGACCATGCACCATTTTAATCCTATAGAACTTCCACTGATGTTAGCAGCATAAGAGCAGGCTCTGGCTGAGTTATCTGAAAGTAAACTGCTCACAGGGATTGCTCTTCCTGTGATCTTGCATGCCAGCAGCATAGGAAGGTTGCGTTTCACTTTTTTGCTTCTCAGTTCATGCCCAGGgaaggcttctttttttcccaagtagGGACTGATTTTTGTCTAGTTCAAGGAAGCTTGCCAAAGTTCACCACAGATTGTcagcttaaaaaatattttggtttgaaAAAGACCCTCCATCACACCTATGCTGGCCATGATTCCCCTAGCAGGCAGTGCTCCCTTTCCCACTCTCAGTTAGGACAGGCATGAGCCTAGAGGTAGAGAGCTCTCCAAGAGGGATACATCAGCTCAGTGTGTTTCACTTAGGGGAAAATGGGACCGGAGCTCCCCATATAATAGAGATATCAAGTTATATTAGACAAAGGGAATGTGAATTATCATGTGAATTATTGTTCAGCGGGACATAAACCAAACACCAACTTCCTAGAGTTAGAAAAAGCTTACTCAGGAGGAAACTTTCCTTAACTTTGAAAGTTGAGTCCCGATTCAGGAAACGAAGCAAGTCACATCATCCTTCAATCTCACCATGTGATGGTAAAAAACACATACCTCTCTATTAATACATCTTCCAGGCTGCACATAACTATTTGGCATTTCATATATGAAGAAATTACAATTCAGAAGTGGACtatgcctttaaaaaaattctttattttgttattttccttcttatacttttcttccaaattttAAGATAATCccacacaggaaaataaaaaagaaagtaaaagtaCATATGggattaggaaagaaaattaaaagcatcaTTTTGGACTAGATCAGCTAGTTCATTACTGAAATGTGCTTCCCACTACATTATTCAGATCAAATTGTTTATTCAGTAGAAGAAGCTTTGAAGGCTTTACGTCCCTGCACCTTTTCTCCCCTGAATGATTTTATTACAGCCATCTGCAAACATTATGGCTTACTACACTAGTACCGTAAAGCTCTCATGTTAGAACTGGCCTTCATATATACTGGGATCTGGACATATGGTTGAATCCCATAAAGTTGGTAGTCCATAAGGTCGACAGACATATGgttgaaaggctgaaaatttgACAAGCTGAAATGTGTGCAATCACCTTGATTtgcaaaataaactgcatttgtaaaagcaaaaatatgttCTGGTCTTTAAGTAGCATGGGAACCTACTGCCtagaaaaaaaccacacagctgcagtgtaggaacttttcttcctctttgctctGTCCCTTTCAGTTTCTTAAGTTTACATCCATCAATTTTATTGGACTCAGCCTTATGATCCAGAACGTGTATACAGTGTCATATTTAATACGCTAGAACTACAGCACATCATCAAGCTTGAGTGTGGCATTTAGAGACAGGAAGGATGATCTTGTGGCAAAGGCACAGGCACTGAGGCTGAGAGAACTGCACTCTTTTCTGCCTTGCCACAGACTTCCTTTGTGAATTTCAGCAAATTGCTTCACCTTCTTTCACCTTTGCCCATCTTTGCGATAGAGGGAAATGATACCAGCCCACCTCTCTGGGCTGCTGTAAATCTTAATTCATGCAGGCTGAAATCTTGTGACGAAACTTGCTGTATAAATTGTGAAGTATTATTAATGACATGCTTGCTTTTATCCTCCACGTGTCACGCTAATGTTAGATAGAGGTGGTTGGAGCTGTGAAGACATTGGCTGGGATAGCTCCATCACAGATCCACAGCCTTCAGGAGGCAAAATGCACAGGGACTTCGGCTAATAGCTTAGCGTGCATCTTAAGtgaatttcaaattaatttcatagTTTTGAAAAAAGCTTGCAATTGTATTTATAATGTAGGTATGAAATTGCAGTCTGTTCAGTGGAAGGAACCAAATTGGAAGtatcagcctcttctgcattTGAGATCATTCTAAGAGTAGGCCCAGATTTTTCAGTCAACTTTTTGAAAcctaaaaaagagaaaaagcttattttctgaGTGTGTGGCTGTTTTCTGACCAGCTGATCACGATCTGTTGttacttcattaaaaacatatttttaggAGGAACACTTCCTGTCTTTCCTGGAGAAGCACAAGTACTGGATGTTTTTTATACTGATGTCCTTTTTcttgagtggaaaaaaaaatctatgtgctttttggggtttgggtttttttgatatTTGAACAATAGGATTTTTATTTGTCACCACTTTTCATGGTTTACAAACCCATTGCAAACAATGCTAGAATGAGGGTTGAGAGATTCAGACAGAGGATATTTCCTTCTTTGCAGCCCCTAAATATTTACCCCAGAGAAATCATCTGGAGCAAAAAATAACATTGACAGTTGAAACTACATGAGATGCAGTAATCATGTGTTACACCAACTGCtgtaaaggagaaaacaggaatGTCACTGAAGTATTGCAGTGGAGCTGTTTCCCTTCTAGGACAAGAAGAATGGGATTTGGCCAGTTCTTTGTGTCAACCCAAGAACTTCTAGTAGGACCATGTGGACACAGATCAGGGAGCTCTGCCATTACCTCTGTACTCCATGCCTGCCACGGCTTGAGTACAGTAGGAAAAGTGGCCCAGATTTCACAAtccataatttttaatttatgcaGCATTACCAGTATTCTGCAATAGCTTCTAGCTTCATGTGGAGAAGGAAAATTCATTGTGTTACTGCAATGAGTGAAATGCATTGTTTCTGGCATCTGAATCTGAAATTTAGTGTAGAGGCCACTGCTTGTTGCAGGACCAAATTCTGCCAAGTTAATTTTGGgatgacatttaat of the Melopsittacus undulatus isolate bMelUnd1 chromosome 4, bMelUnd1.mat.Z, whole genome shotgun sequence genome contains:
- the ZEB2 gene encoding zinc finger E-box-binding homeobox 2 isoform X2, giving the protein MKQQIMADGPRCKRRKQANPRRKNVVNYENVVETGSETDEEDKLHIAEDESAINTLDQETSPASVPNHESSPHVSQATLPREEEEDEMRESGVDHTWHNNEILQASVDGPEMKEDYDTMGPEATIQTTGNNGTVKNANCTSDFEEYFAKRKLEEGDGHAVSIAEYLQRSDTAIIYPEAPEELSRLGTPEANGQEENDLPPGTPDAFAQLLTCPYCDRGYKRLTSLKEHIKYRHEKNEENFSCPLCNYTFAYRTQLERHMVTHKPGTDQHQMLTQGAGNRKFKCTECGKAFKYKHHLKEHLRIHSGEKPYECPNCKKRFSHSGSYSSHISSKKCIGLISVNGRMRNNIKTGSSPNSVSSSPTNSAITQLRNKLENGKPLSMSEQTGLLKIKTEPLDFNEYKVLMASHGFSATSPFMNGGLGATSPLGVHASAQSPMQHLGVGMEAPLLGFPAVGSNLSEVQKVLQIVDNTVSRQKMDCKAEEISKLKVYHMKDSCSQAEEQGVTSPNIPPVGLPVVSHNGATKSIIDYTLEKVNEAKACLQSLTTDSRRQLNNIKKEKLRTLIDLVTEDKMIENHNVSTPFSCQFCKESFPGPIPLHQHERYLCKMNEEIKAVLQPHENMVPNKPGVFDKQTLLLSSVLSEKGMTSPINPYKDHMSVLKAYYAMNMEPNSDELLKISIAVGLPQEFVKEWFEQRKVYQYSSSRSPSLERASAKVALAATNNTPTKDSLSARSPIKPVDSITSPSIAELHNSVTNCDTPLRLTKPPHFTNIKPVDKLDHSRSNTPSPLNLSSTSSKNSHSSSYTPNSFSSEELQAEPLDLSLPKQMKEPKSIIATKNKTKSNSVTLEHNSVSSSSENSDEPLNLTFIKKEFSNSNNLDKSTNPVFGMNPFSAKPLYTTLPPQSAFPPATFMPPVQTSIPGLRPYPGLDQMSFLPHMAYTYPTGAATFADMQQRRKYQRKQGFQGELLDGTPDYMSGLDDMTDSDSCLSRKKIKKTESGMYACDLCDKTFQKSSSLLRHKYEHTGKRPHQCQICKKAFKHKHHLIEHSRLHSGEKPYQCDKCGKRFSHSGSYSQHMNHRYSYCKREAEEREAAEREAREKGHLEPTELLMNRAYLQSITPQGYSDSEERESMPRDGESEKEHEKEGEDGYEKLGRQDGDEEFEEEEEESENKSMDTDPDTIRDEEETGDHSMDDSSEDGKMETKSDHEEDNMEDGM
- the ZEB2 gene encoding zinc finger E-box-binding homeobox 2 isoform X1, whose product is MKQQIMADGPRCKRRKQANPRRKNVVNYENVVETGSETDEEDKLHIAEDESAINTLDQETSPASVPNHESSPHVSQATLPREEEEDEMRESGVDHTWHNNEILQASVDGPEEMKEDYDTMGPEATIQTTGNNGTVKNANCTSDFEEYFAKRKLEEGDGHAVSIAEYLQRSDTAIIYPEAPEELSRLGTPEANGQEENDLPPGTPDAFAQLLTCPYCDRGYKRLTSLKEHIKYRHEKNEENFSCPLCNYTFAYRTQLERHMVTHKPGTDQHQMLTQGAGNRKFKCTECGKAFKYKHHLKEHLRIHSGEKPYECPNCKKRFSHSGSYSSHISSKKCIGLISVNGRMRNNIKTGSSPNSVSSSPTNSAITQLRNKLENGKPLSMSEQTGLLKIKTEPLDFNEYKVLMASHGFSATSPFMNGGLGATSPLGVHASAQSPMQHLGVGMEAPLLGFPAVGSNLSEVQKVLQIVDNTVSRQKMDCKAEEISKLKVYHMKDSCSQAEEQGVTSPNIPPVGLPVVSHNGATKSIIDYTLEKVNEAKACLQSLTTDSRRQLNNIKKEKLRTLIDLVTEDKMIENHNVSTPFSCQFCKESFPGPIPLHQHERYLCKMNEEIKAVLQPHENMVPNKPGVFDKQTLLLSSVLSEKGMTSPINPYKDHMSVLKAYYAMNMEPNSDELLKISIAVGLPQEFVKEWFEQRKVYQYSSSRSPSLERASAKVALAATNNTPTKDSLSARSPIKPVDSITSPSIAELHNSVTNCDTPLRLTKPPHFTNIKPVDKLDHSRSNTPSPLNLSSTSSKNSHSSSYTPNSFSSEELQAEPLDLSLPKQMKEPKSIIATKNKTKSNSVTLEHNSVSSSSENSDEPLNLTFIKKEFSNSNNLDKSTNPVFGMNPFSAKPLYTTLPPQSAFPPATFMPPVQTSIPGLRPYPGLDQMSFLPHMAYTYPTGAATFADMQQRRKYQRKQGFQGELLDGTPDYMSGLDDMTDSDSCLSRKKIKKTESGMYACDLCDKTFQKSSSLLRHKYEHTGKRPHQCQICKKAFKHKHHLIEHSRLHSGEKPYQCDKCGKRFSHSGSYSQHMNHRYSYCKREAEEREAAEREAREKGHLEPTELLMNRAYLQSITPQGYSDSEERESMPRDGESEKEHEKEGEDGYEKLGRQDGDEEFEEEEEESENKSMDTDPDTIRDEEETGDHSMDDSSEDGKMETKSDHEEDNMEDGM